Proteins found in one Litorihabitans aurantiacus genomic segment:
- a CDS encoding pyridoxal phosphate-dependent aminotransferase, with amino-acid sequence MSEPRVERWRAVAAAAGLLDADGTTRPTIFAEMTALAARTGAINLGQGFPDADGPAWVREAAVEAIRGGVNQYPPGRGVPELRRAVADHQARHHGMSLDPATEVLVTAGATEALTAAVLALAGPGDEVLTLEPFYDSHAAAVALAGATHTTVPLVRGPEGFRLDVTALANAVSPRTRVILLNSPHNPTGAVLTRAELEALAAAAVRADAVVVTDEVYEHLVYDDAAHVPIATLPGMAERTITISSAGKTFSLTGWKIGWATGPAHLVEAVLAVKQFLTYSGGAPFQPAIARALERGDADVAALRDSLAQRRDLLVAGLEDAGLAAVRPEGTYFVCADASALLTPDLPDGAALARALPAAVGVASIPVSAFCRAGSPTASAVAPLLRFTFSKDRSTLEEALRRLRTLR; translated from the coding sequence GTGAGCGAGCCGCGCGTCGAGCGCTGGCGCGCGGTGGCCGCGGCGGCCGGTCTGCTGGACGCCGACGGCACCACGAGGCCGACCATCTTCGCCGAGATGACCGCGCTGGCGGCGCGCACCGGCGCGATCAACCTGGGTCAGGGGTTCCCCGACGCGGACGGTCCCGCCTGGGTGCGCGAGGCCGCCGTCGAGGCGATCCGCGGCGGGGTCAACCAGTACCCACCCGGGCGCGGGGTGCCGGAGCTGCGGCGGGCCGTCGCCGACCACCAGGCGCGCCACCACGGGATGTCGCTCGACCCCGCGACCGAGGTCCTCGTGACCGCCGGCGCCACGGAGGCTCTCACGGCGGCGGTGCTGGCGCTCGCCGGTCCCGGTGACGAGGTGCTCACGCTCGAGCCGTTCTACGACTCCCACGCGGCCGCCGTCGCGCTCGCCGGTGCCACGCACACCACGGTGCCGCTGGTGCGCGGGCCGGAGGGCTTCCGGCTGGACGTCACCGCCCTGGCGAACGCGGTCTCGCCGCGCACGCGGGTGATCCTGCTCAACAGCCCGCACAACCCGACCGGGGCGGTGCTGACGCGCGCGGAGCTGGAGGCGCTCGCCGCCGCGGCGGTGCGAGCCGACGCCGTCGTGGTGACGGACGAGGTGTACGAGCACCTGGTCTACGACGACGCCGCGCACGTCCCGATCGCGACGCTCCCGGGCATGGCGGAGCGAACGATCACGATCTCGTCGGCGGGCAAGACGTTCTCGCTCACGGGGTGGAAGATCGGGTGGGCGACGGGTCCGGCGCACCTCGTGGAGGCGGTGCTCGCCGTGAAGCAGTTCCTCACCTATTCCGGCGGCGCACCGTTCCAGCCCGCGATCGCGCGGGCGCTGGAGCGCGGCGACGCGGACGTCGCCGCGCTCCGGGACTCGCTCGCGCAGCGGCGCGACCTCCTCGTGGCGGGGCTCGAGGACGCCGGGCTGGCCGCGGTCCGCCCGGAGGGGACGTACTTCGTGTGCGCGGACGCGTCCGCGCTCCTCACGCCGGACCTGCCCGACGGCGCAGCGCTCGCCCGTGCGCTCCCGGCGGCGGTGGGCGTGGCGTCCATTCCGGTGTCGGCGTTCTGCCGGGCGGGCTCGCCGACCGCGTCCGCCGTCGCTCCGCTGCTGAGGTTCACGTTCAGCAAGGACCGGAGCACTCTTGAGGAGGCCTTGAGGCGGCTGCGCACGCTGCGCTAG
- a CDS encoding DUF5979 domain-containing protein has product MARTGAGLALTAAMTASLGAAVTGTAAAAPPYATEASVSDVAFTSQEVTTGTLAEIRASWSLPDDPTSPAGFTLPLPPDLTGLPDAFDVLDPAGEPMGSCDVTNQEVVCDLDPTYLAEHPRNITGTVAFWARVETRVSEATSTTFTFDDQDATVTVLPGTAFSGLGNDKFGTWEPRDGTIWWDITVRAPIEGMRGGDSVSVLEQLGPNQTVVTRDDGSPEVVVRGATLQPDGSLGPWQEVDDRVGTTLTLTDAGLLIEFTAEEGWFYNIGARSRVTDGGASDSYGNTATVTIAGQSPESVSREVRRQGGSGTGRGDRVGMFAAAKVPDGTGAGAVPSDTTFQLDYTYPAGETWPAGSGTLVLPADGTVVTSEWLPVGAELTLAEQAPPAVDGVTWGTPELSTTTLTIGASEVVRVDVTNPVTLTPPTPETPPTPQTPGVPVTETQPPPPGPTPAVAPPAVPTPSAAPGPPSVTVSTPEHRASPRPAELARTGAVGAPHALAAAGALVAGGLLLVRLRRRVAPGATHAD; this is encoded by the coding sequence GTGGCACGGACCGGCGCGGGGCTCGCGCTGACGGCGGCGATGACGGCGTCGCTCGGCGCGGCGGTGACCGGCACGGCCGCGGCGGCACCCCCGTACGCGACCGAGGCGAGCGTGAGCGACGTCGCGTTCACGTCCCAGGAGGTGACGACCGGCACGCTCGCGGAGATCCGTGCGAGCTGGTCCCTCCCCGACGACCCGACCTCACCCGCCGGGTTCACGCTCCCCCTGCCGCCGGACCTCACGGGGCTGCCCGACGCGTTCGACGTGCTGGACCCGGCCGGCGAGCCGATGGGCTCGTGCGACGTGACGAACCAGGAGGTGGTGTGCGACCTCGACCCCACCTACCTCGCCGAGCACCCGCGCAACATCACCGGGACGGTCGCGTTCTGGGCGCGCGTCGAGACCCGCGTGAGCGAGGCGACCTCCACGACGTTCACCTTCGACGACCAGGACGCGACCGTCACGGTCCTCCCCGGCACCGCGTTCAGCGGTCTGGGGAACGACAAGTTCGGCACGTGGGAGCCCCGGGACGGCACCATCTGGTGGGACATCACCGTCCGCGCACCGATCGAGGGGATGCGGGGCGGCGACTCCGTGTCCGTGCTCGAGCAGCTCGGGCCGAACCAGACCGTGGTGACGCGAGACGACGGCAGCCCCGAGGTGGTCGTGCGGGGCGCGACGCTGCAGCCGGACGGGTCGTTGGGACCGTGGCAGGAGGTCGACGACCGCGTCGGCACGACGCTGACCCTCACCGACGCCGGTCTCCTGATCGAGTTCACGGCCGAGGAGGGCTGGTTCTACAACATCGGTGCGCGCTCGCGGGTGACCGACGGCGGCGCCTCCGACAGCTACGGCAACACGGCGACCGTCACGATCGCGGGACAGTCGCCCGAGAGCGTCAGCCGCGAGGTGCGTCGGCAGGGCGGCAGCGGCACGGGGCGCGGCGACCGCGTCGGGATGTTCGCCGCGGCGAAGGTCCCCGACGGCACGGGTGCGGGCGCCGTCCCGTCCGACACCACGTTCCAGCTCGACTACACCTACCCCGCCGGCGAGACCTGGCCCGCGGGGTCGGGGACGCTCGTACTCCCCGCCGACGGGACCGTGGTGACGTCGGAGTGGCTCCCCGTGGGTGCCGAGCTGACGCTGGCCGAGCAGGCACCGCCGGCGGTCGACGGCGTCACGTGGGGCACGCCCGAGCTGTCGACGACCACGCTCACGATCGGCGCGTCCGAGGTGGTGCGCGTCGACGTCACGAATCCCGTCACGCTCACGCCGCCGACACCCGAGACGCCCCCGACACCGCAGACCCCGGGCGTGCCCGTGACGGAGACGCAGCCACCGCCGCCGGGACCGACGCCCGCCGTCGCTCCCCCGGCCGTGCCGACCCCGAGCGCCGCACCGGGCCCACCGTCCGTCACGGTCAGCACGCCCGAGCATCGCGCGTCCCCGCGGCCCGCCGAGCTCGCCCGGACGGGGGCTGTCGGTGCACCCCACGCCCTCGCCGCGGCGGGAGCACTCGTCGCGGGTGGGCTGCTGCTGGTGCGGCTCCGGCGACGAGTCGCGCCCGGCGCGACGCACGCCGACTGA